The DNA window GACTTGGATGTCCCGAATTTCAGAAGAGGAAAACAAGGCTGCAAGACTTTCCCCCCCACCGTTGGAGCTGCTCGCTTTTTCAAAGAGTTCATGATACCTACTGTGCGGAGCGATCATATGAGTTGGATTAGCCGAGAAAAAACTCTGAAGGATTTCCCGCTTGTCAAATATGCTGAGTGATTCGGCGTCAAGTCGGCTCAGGTCCAGATGCCGGTCCGTTCCGCCATTTGCGTACAGTTCAAGCTGATCGATGAGCGATGGGACGAGGTTAAATGTTACTTTGACATTTTCATGCGCGGTTGCAAGAAGCGGCATATCAAGATAATCCTTGAGCGCATGGAGACGCACCCAAGGCATGAGGAGCCTCTTAGAGGCCGGCTCCTGATAATTAGGCTGGTGCATGTGCCAGAGGATGGCAACATTCAGAGCGGAATTATTTGGCAAGCGGGTTCCTTAGGATCCCGATTTAGCAGCGCCCTTTTCGGCAAACATTCTTACAGCTTTGACGAGAGCGGGAGCGCTGGGATACTTGGATTCGAGACTATCGATTGCCATTTGGGCGTTTGTAGTGTTACCGGCTTCAAGAAATGTGCGCACCGCAGAGAGGTAGTAATCGGGCTCAAGCGGGCCATCGGGGTACTCCTTCACTGCCTCCAAATATTTGGCGCCGGCTTCGGCAACCTGACCTTGGTTCTCCATAATCGCAGCAAGGCCCGCAAGTGCAGCGGCCCGATTAAGCTTGTTATTTTTATACTTGGAAAGATACTGCTCAAAGAAACGCGTGGCTTCCGGATAAACACGGGACTCGAAATTAATCGTGGCAAGCAGGTAGGTCGCTTGCTCAGCCGCGGGATGGTCGGGATATTGATCCGTAATTTGTGTCAGGGAGAGCACGGCAATCTGACGGTTGCCGCTTTGATAATCGATGACTGCCTGTGAAAGTTTTGTCGATGCTTCCTGCGAGGCATTCGAACGGCTATTCATATAAAATATCAATCCCGCGATAAGAATCGCCGCTGCTACCACACCGATAACTATATATTGCCAGTTCGCTTCTGCCCGCTGGCGAGAGGTAAGCATAAAAGTGGCGAATTTATCTTCTTTAATTTCACGACGTGAAAGTTTGACTTTTCCCTGCATTAGAAATAACTCCCGAAAAAGGTACTGTGAATGGTTTGGCAGTGATTATACGTCCAGCCTGCCGACTTCAATTAAAAAAGGATGGAACATATCTAAATCCCCGTTCTATCCTTTTGTGGTCTTATGATCTATATACGTAACGGCCTTCGCTGAAGCATTGCTCAATTAAACTACTAAAAGTAGCCAGTAAACGTAATATTAAATCTGTTGTCACTCACCTTTGACGTCGGATTTTCCACGATCACTAGCCTAACGGCCTGAGGGTCGGGTGAGGTAATAATAGCAAGTGGGAGCACATAATCTCTCTCATAAGAGGTATGGGAATAGGAAAAGTCGAGGTGAATCTGGCTGAACCGAACACCAGTGCCAAGAGAAAATGTTGTGCTCTTTGGAGTTGTCGCGTTTACCCCGGTAATGAAACCTGTGGTGTCGACAATATAGGTGACATCGGCGGTTGGAAGACTCTCAAATCGAATACCGGCCCGCAAGGGAATAACCAAGCTTGAGGAAAGAGAGTCCTTCATATTCCACAGATACTCTGTTCCCAATCTGAATGATGGGGCGCTGCGATATTTAAGGTGGGCCAGCGTCGGGTCGTTACCCGGAACAAGAGTTGAATAAACCTCGGTGTCAGCTCCAGATGAAACTATGAAGGATGTTCTATTCTTTATTTCCGTCGAGGTAAAGTTGCGATACTCAACATCTCCGGCAACCAACCAACGATAATTAATCTTATAACCAATGCCTGCCGCCAGGAACAAAGGCATACTGATCTTAGTCACATTATTATCAGAAAGAATCGGCAGGGGGTTTGCCCGATCAGGAAGACCATTCGTAAAAGAAGTGAAGTCGAAGCGCAAATCCCTGCTCAATCCAAGGGCGAAAGGAGTACGGACTGTTAGTCCGACAGAGAACCTGCTCTGAGTCCATTTCAGGCCAAGAGTCAAATTCATGCCGGAATAACGGGTCGTATCCAACACACTTTCGTTGGCGGCCACATCTGCTAACTGACCTGGTTTGTCCAGGGGCTCGAAATCATCAAGACTATATCTGGTAACCTGTGAGTTAATTGATTTTCCCAAATAGACGTTGGTCGCTATGCCAAGCGCGAGTTGGTTATAGATACGTGTGCCAAAACCTACGCTGAAGACATCGACACCTGTCTCATATTCCGCAGAATATTTGGCACTGTACAGGCTCGTTTCATTTAAACCATCAAAGGGGTTCGCATCAAATTGTATCTCCAGAAGATTGCCCTCGTTGCGATATTCATCGAAACTGCGGTAGAAGTTACCCGAGAAAACAACGTGATGTCCCTTGATTCGAACCGGAGCCAGGAATGTAAGCATCGATATGGAGTTCAACGAGGCAGTCTGATTGGCAGTAGTCTTCAAGTTCACAAATTCCCCCCGTGGTCGAAACGACCCGAAAGAAATACCAAACATGGGAATCTGCTGAACGTATAATCCCGCAGGATTCCAGCTCACAGCAGTGATGTCGTCAGAAACACCTATATACGCATTGCCCATACCCATTGCTCTTGCCCCTGAGCCGGCAAAACCATAGGTAACGGGCAGACTCGGCAAGGGAACTATAAACTGAGTGCCCTGTTGTGAATGCCCGCTTGAGGCAATACAAAAGCAGGAGAACGCAAAACCGATAAATTTAACCCAACGTTTCATTCCAAACTCTCCCTATTGAAAATAAATCAATGTTCAGCCTATCATCGTAGAGACGCACAAGCCGTCTAAAACGACTAAAGAATATATGACTCAAAGACCGGCATTGTCAATCGATTTCGACCATCAATTTGATAAAATGGGGCTTTGGGGAAGGTCTCTCCTGTTTCTCCAGAGGGATAGACGAATTCGCCCAAAAACTCCACAGTCTCTGGTGGAGATCTGGTCAAAATACCCCCGGCAGGAATCGAACCTGCGACCGCCAGTTTAGGAAACTGTCGCTCTATCCGACTGAGCTACGGGGGCCTTTGGCCTTCAATCAGGCAGTATCGAAATAATCAAACTCGGAGTCGAGCCGAATTTTGCTATTCTGAATCAAAAGAGACGAGGTAATTGATACGGTAGGCCGACAGCTTCTTGTCAAACGGAAAAAAAGTCAGCGCAACGAGACTCGAAATACCAGTAACCTCTCCCCCAAGTCGTTCTACGAGCATTGCTGTCGCAGAGAGGGTACCGCCAGTCGCTATCAGGTCGTCGACAATCACGACCCTGTCCCCCTTCTTGATAGAATCTTCGTGCATCTGAAGTTTGTCGGTTCCATACTCAAGCTCATATTCCTGGGTAATGGTCTTGTAGGGGAGTTTTCCGAACTTCCGGGCCATCACAAAGCCAACATTCAGACGGTCAGCCAGAGCGGCACCAAGAATAAATCCTCGTGACTCTATCCCCACAATTTTAGAGGGCTTGCACGAAGAGACAAATCGCTCCATCCCATCAAGGGCGGCAGTGAAGGCCTGTGGATTCTGAAATAGGGTTGTTACATCATAGAAATTAATCCCCGGCTTTGGAAAATCAGGGACACTACGAATAAACTTTCTCAGATCATCCATTCATTATCTCACTATTTCAAATGTGGTGTAATTCATTGAACGGGGAAGCCACTCAACTGTGAGTGAACGGACATAGCCCGACATGGCGCCAGTCTTCAGGGAATCGATAAAGCCGTCCAGATCGGTCTTTGTTCCTTCGGCGTCCAGAGAGACCGTTCCATCCGGTTCATTTTTGATCCAACCGGTAATGGCGCCTTGCTTCGCCAGTTGAAGCGCGAAATAGCGAAATCCGACTCCTTGGACCCTGCCGGCTACCTTAATTTTGCCCCGGGCTCTGGTTTCGGTCAATCTATCTCATCCTCTTTGGCTTTTCGAAGTCTCGTTTTGACAGGAGTTTCAAAAGCAAGCCACGCCACCTCTTTAGCGTGCAAGCTGAAATTATCGGGGCGACTGGATTTGAACCAGCGACCTCTTAGTCCCGAACCAAGCGCGCTACCAACTGCGCCACGCCCCGAAATAACAGGCTTTTAAAATAGTCCATCATCGTTTAATGTCAATAGATTATAATTGGTGTGATTTCAGCAAGAAATAGAGTCACGACACTTAATCTGGTCGGCTTGTTCTTGGTGTCAGGACGGGCTATTTTTTTGTTCTTTTGGACAACGGTTTTGATTCGGAGAAGTCTTTGAGCCTTTCAAGGGTCTCACGATCTGTAAAATCGAGCTTTACTGGCGTGACTGAGACTTTACGGTTTTGGGTCGCGCTAAAATCAGAACCCTTGCTTGCCTTCCATTTTGGCTTTCCGGCGACCCAGTAATAGGGACGACCGCGTGGATCTGTTTTATTAATAACTATATCGCGATAGTGCCGAATGCCCTGTTTGGTAAATTCATAATCGCGATACGCTTTTCCATTGTCAGGCGGGAAATTGATATTCAAAAAGACATTAGGGGGAAGATCGAAGTCGTCGAGCTTGTTCGAAAATTTGACCACAAATTTTGCGGCGCGAGACATGGGCATCGCAACTTCATAATCAACCATGGAAATCGCCAGAGCGGGGACTTTCAAAATAGCTCCCTCGATCGCCGCTGCAACGGTTCCAGAATATGTGACATCGTCTCCCATATTCCCGCCATGATTTATTCCCGAAACAATGAGATCGGGCTTCCGTTTTTTGAAAAGTACATGCATCGCCAACATCACACAATCAGTAGGTGTGCCGTCGACCACAAACCGCCTCGTATCAAGAGGCCTCATACGAAGGGGACGGTGCAACGTCAGCGAATGCGAACTGGCTGATTGCTCCTGATCAGGGGCGACCATAAATACTTCGTCCTTCTTGGAGAACTCCTTGAAAAGGGCGTTTATGCCATCTGAGAAATAGCCGTCATCGTTGGTAATGAGAATAAGACGTTTAGCAGACATTTTAGCGGCGCTCTTTCTTTGACATTTACGCCCAGATACGTTTCCAAATTTGTCGGATAAATCGCCCTGTGTCAACAAAGGGATTTATATAGGAGCGCGA is part of the Candidatus Zixiibacteriota bacterium genome and encodes:
- a CDS encoding tetratricopeptide repeat protein, whose product is MQGKVKLSRREIKEDKFATFMLTSRQRAEANWQYIVIGVVAAAILIAGLIFYMNSRSNASQEASTKLSQAVIDYQSGNRQIAVLSLTQITDQYPDHPAAEQATYLLATINFESRVYPEATRFFEQYLSKYKNNKLNRAAALAGLAAIMENQGQVAEAGAKYLEAVKEYPDGPLEPDYYLSAVRTFLEAGNTTNAQMAIDSLESKYPSAPALVKAVRMFAEKGAAKSGS
- a CDS encoding adenine phosphoribosyltransferase codes for the protein MDDLRKFIRSVPDFPKPGINFYDVTTLFQNPQAFTAALDGMERFVSSCKPSKIVGIESRGFILGAALADRLNVGFVMARKFGKLPYKTITQEYELEYGTDKLQMHEDSIKKGDRVVIVDDLIATGGTLSATAMLVERLGGEVTGISSLVALTFFPFDKKLSAYRINYLVSFDSE
- a CDS encoding acylphosphatase; the encoded protein is MTETRARGKIKVAGRVQGVGFRYFALQLAKQGAITGWIKNEPDGTVSLDAEGTKTDLDGFIDSLKTGAMSGYVRSLTVEWLPRSMNYTTFEIVR
- the surE gene encoding 5'/3'-nucleotidase SurE, yielding MSAKRLILITNDDGYFSDGINALFKEFSKKDEVFMVAPDQEQSASSHSLTLHRPLRMRPLDTRRFVVDGTPTDCVMLAMHVLFKKRKPDLIVSGINHGGNMGDDVTYSGTVAAAIEGAILKVPALAISMVDYEVAMPMSRAAKFVVKFSNKLDDFDLPPNVFLNINFPPDNGKAYRDYEFTKQGIRHYRDIVINKTDPRGRPYYWVAGKPKWKASKGSDFSATQNRKVSVTPVKLDFTDRETLERLKDFSESKPLSKRTKK